The segment GCCTCAGGATCAGGATACCGATCCTCGCCGGCAGGCCACAGAGGCCTACAAACGCGCCCAACAGGCTTGGGACATGCTGCGTTCCGACGAGCAAGGCCAAAAGCCGCAGATTCATTCAGAAGATTTTGAATTTGATGAAGTGGATTTCCTGGCAGGAGCCAAACTGATGTGCGCCCGCATCCGCGAATCCTGGGATGCACGTGACCTGGACGATCTGGTACAGTTCTGCACCCCGGGAGCCATGCAGGAATTCGAACGCAGAGCAGATTCTGAAACCCGCCCGCCCAGAGCCGAGACACTGCTCATCAATGCCGGTCTGGTGGAAGTTCATGC is part of the Desulfovibrio ferrophilus genome and harbors:
- a CDS encoding TIM44-like domain-containing protein; the encoded protein is MRLTPFDVLIIGVLVYLLIRMALGSKRNGQKGPGGQGPDTRDGNPPQDQDTDPRRQATEAYKRAQQAWDMLRSDEQGQKPQIHSEDFEFDEVDFLAGAKLMCARIRESWDARDLDDLVQFCTPGAMQEFERRADSETRPPRAETLLINAGLVEVHAREDGMEEATVLYEILEKEPGSGVNRESREMWRFLRPTGDNSATWLLDGIRPVDDAGAITQ